The following is a genomic window from Neodiprion pinetum isolate iyNeoPine1 chromosome 3, iyNeoPine1.2, whole genome shotgun sequence.
GAtgtactgtatatatatatatatatattcaagtatacatataatctaTGTCGCGTTCCGCATCGCTGTATatagaataaaatatcatAATTCATAAGACACAaattgcattaaaaaatatcattccttattctattataatataGTTTTTACATAAGGTGCATAATTTACCTTACCGTATACCGTAACCTAATGCAGTAatattaatagtaataattgTAAGTATCTCCTCCGATGCTGTAcactcctttttctttctttctttctttttgtttttttttttttttttttttttttttttgtagatgGCAAATTACttaggaataataataataatatctgtatatcgttttttttcgatattgataacagtaataatgaaaataattcttattCGGTACGTACTTTCATTCGTTTTTACTAGGACCATTTAGATTTTACTCTTTACTTTCTTTGTTCAATGTATTCTTTAGCGAATAAAGCGTTTAAATGACACACCAAAATGAGAAATCCTTACGAAGCACAAATGTATACCATTGTTCACATGATCTGTAAGCAATATGGCTAGACGAAATGATGCAACCGTACTAAAATATTAACcggataaaaatttctgaatagCTAAATTTTTACACCACTTGATAACAACAACACTTTCCTTATATGGCAAATTTTGACCCGTGCATAATTAACGTAATCTTTATCGTATTAGGCAGAGTTTATGGTTATTACATAGAGACAATTTTTATCGATGCAAACTATACGTTATTTcacttatttattattgttcaTATCTTGTCTTTTCTCTAAATGTTTTATACACATATGAATGTTGTCAGGGTAGAATCaagattgtttaaaaaaagaatcaacCCTCGCCTAAATTAATCGCGTTATAATTTTTGCAGTTGTATTCAAATCACATCTTGACATGATCGAAAGTGTAATTTTGATCTGTTGAATAGCCGTGTACAGTTGTGCGTAACTTACAAACTAGTAGAAATTACTCACAACTGAATAGTCATAAGAACATTCAGATGTGCATAACATCATGGAATACGGATCAAAGTACCTATGGTGTTTAAAAGGATTGACAAAcactgataaaaaattaataaatttcatcgtGGCGAATTATTTACCTTGTAGCGAGGGAAGGGTTTTAGTTGAATGGTTAATTAGAAAGTCAGAATAATCGAtcattgtttcaattttcatagtCAGTTACATAAATCTTacgagtgagtgagtgagtgagtgagtgagtagCACTATGGTGAAGACCTCTGACCACAACAGATGAGATATTGAAGAGACAAAGCTTTCAAACGTAGATATCAAAAACAGAGTATAGTGCTTACGAGGCACAAAAGGTGCAGCAAATCTCTGTCAGCAAATTGTCTGCATAAAAACTCTGTGCAAAGATGCCAAGCAAATCAGTATTGATCAATATACTATTTATTTACAAGAATCGGTTGATTGTTTAGCGCGGAATCAATCAAGTTCGCAGGAGCTGTCTTCTACTGTATATTAAATGCAATGaagttgtgattttttttcttgtagtACGAAACAGATATAAAAACGTAAAATGAACGTAGTCAGCTTGAGAAGAATagataaaaagtatttattgAAGTAATGTGcacaaaaatacgaaaacgcGGCATTATTCCGGAcagtaataaaataagtatTCATAAATAATCTTGGACCAGAAACTTAAATggatttgaaaagaaaaaaaaaaatccccagGTTACCCAAGctcataaattttcaaaacagtaaTATTTCTATAATGGACAAAATAAATTGTACTACGTCATGTTTACTCTTTTCTTTTACACCCTGATACAAATTTGACCAGCGAATTTCAATCGGTGTATACAGTTGGGATCATTTTTAACGTGTATGAAATGTATAGATATAGAAGTGTGAATGATTATCTATCCACTGTAGTTAATACCCTCTCTATATACAATTGACGATGAACAAATTTTGCGACGGTAAAACGCCCTTTGACAAATGCCAAATACgcattttaaattcatttatttcttctatttacttttattattattattgttattgttgttattattatttttattatcatcattgtttctctttttatatATCTTATGCATTAtcatatatactatataattcaataaaaacgtaaagttaatttcaattactcaTTGGCGCGTCATTGATCtgtgttttcttctttttttctacttccgTTAAACCACGTACTCATTGAAGGATCATCATTAGTTTCTCTCTATCGCTTGGGggtatttggaaaataaatttctaagGATGACGGAAGTCTCGGCGGCATTTCTCTGACCGCATACGCATGCGATTGCTTCATCGAACGCGCGCGAACGACAAGTTTCCAATAACGTCTACGACACGGAACTTATCGCGTTGTGGGGTGAACCCATTTGGGTTAAAACTTTATCTAGCCACTGGAGAGGGCCGTGAAGATGCGCTTCAATCCAGCACGGAGTCGAGGTGACATCTTGGCGATGGTATTCAGCGCCCCAACCCTTGACGAAAGACATcctaaaaataagaattcaaGTTGAGATTGTGAGCTCGACTGGAATTATTGAAAGTGGGGTTTTCTCTGCTACTAATAAAGACAAAATAGGTAGAACAGGTCTTCTCGGCCCACCTAATAGTGCACATTTTGGTCAACTCATAGACGGCCTCAAATCCGTGATTAACGCTCTGCGAGAGTAGCTGCGCGAACTCCTGATTGTTGAATATCTTCAACGAGCATCCTGGTGGTATTTTGCATACGGTGCTGGGATGAAATCCGTGATGGTGATTACAATTCCTGGACTGTACAAAAATGGCCGAATCGGATAGACACTCGGCGTACACCTCACCGCCGACGTAGTAGAGGTGAACCCCCTTTCCTATGTGCCTCCTGGTGTTCTCTATGGTCGAATTTCTGTTTACATTCGACAACTGCCCAAGGCAAAACCGATCCGAATTGTTACTGGGATTGGTGAATCCGTCGACGATAACGGAGTGCGACTGGCAGTGGAAGACCTCCCCGACTCTGCAGTTCAGCTCGTAGTAGGCTATCGATGCCCAATAGGGTGGCTCCTGGTACGAAACGGGTGCTACCTCGGCGGAGCCACCCGTATCCATCGCCGTGGCGTCAGGAGGCGGCGACTGTCCGTGTTGCGAGCCGTCTTCCGGAGGGGAATAAGCCGGCGGTGGTGTTTCCGGCAGGCCGTTACTACCGTAAGGGCTCTGCGGGTTCGGCGATGTCGTGCTGCCCGGACTGGGCACCGAGCCGACGGAGGAGAGCGGGGACGTCGGGTTCACGCCGACGCCTGTCCCCGAGTTGAAGCCGCTCGACGAGTAGGAGACGTTGTGCGGCATTGTCGGCTCCGGAAGCTGCTGGAAGGGAAGGAGCGAGTGGCCCGGGGCAAACTCGGAGTGTCGGGGGACCAGAACGGGCGGGAGAACCGGACTCTCGACGCGTTTGTAGTGGTACGGGTTGATGCAGACCTCCTTCTGCTTCGCCGAGAAGGGGTACTGGCAGAGCTCGAGGGGCTTGAGCTCGTGGTGCGACTGAAGATCCGGCCACCGCCACACGCGACAGTAGATTACGTGCGGCAGACCCTTCCGGTGCGAGACTTGGAGCCGACCGTCCAGGCTCCGAGGTATCGTCACACACTTGCTCGGCGTCCCAGGGCAGCTCAGAGCTCGCTCGAGTTCCTCGATCGCGCCCTTTCGTTTCTTCAGTTTCTTCACAAGCGAGTCGACCGCCTTCTCGGCCCACTTTTCCTCCTCGTCGCCCTGCTTCCATCCCAGCAGTTTCTTTACCGCCGGACTCGTGAACGAGAACAAACTGTTCAGGGACGACATCGGACCCGAACTCGACGAACCCTCCTCGTCGTCCATCGCGATTTATTACTGGCtcagaatattttcaaaacggtCGTCGATTCCGGGGTTTGAATTCTGTTCGCGAGTATTAAGACCTCCTCCGTCTCCACCTTCCACCTGAAAACGAAacggaatttttattttttttttgttcaattcgaTTGCTGGTGCATTGTTCGttggtataaaaattctttagagaaattaacagaattttttcatctttcctCCATAATCCGCCACGATACCAGTTTTAGAGATATCGAAGTTGGACATAAATCACCGCGGTTAGATTTTATATGTTTAGTTTAAGCGTCacgaaacaaataaattttgtttacatCAGTCACATATTCGGTTGAAAGATAATTTCTCAACTCTAATATGTGTTCATCTATAATCACCGTCTGTTCATAAAATACTACAATTCAATTCATTGGTTGACACGATCttgcaaaaatatttgaacTACGGAAAAACAATAGCCAGCTGATGGGGATTGCAGGGTTCAAATTAGTTACGGGTCAGTCAGGTGGAAGAAGGGTCGTCGAGCGTTCTCAGGTAATGAAACCCTGCGGAACAGGTTGAACGAATGCCTGAATTTCAAAGTTTCTGCGAACACTCGATACCTCGATGGTTATTCATTGTGTCTCCAGCGCATTATGTTGGCAAGCCGTTAATTAAGATTCTCGTAACTCCGAAGACCtggcaattttttcaaatatctacCGTTCGATTCGTTCACagatgatagtaataataataataataatagtctATGAGTGTTCTATTGTCTCATATTATATGAGTGTTTTTTGGTGACGCAGTTGAGTAAACATCTGCAGGCGATCGTGATTAATCGTTTGGCTAACCGtcagcattttttttacaaataaatacatatattcatataaatatatttgcgTGATATGTGTAATATTTACATTGCAAACCGAACACCCGAAAAAGATTGTAGAATGTGCAGCACATATTTACCAAAAGTTGTCCGCAATTTAGTGGCGATCCGTAGAGTTGAAGAAACTGGTTTTGAAGgatttgagataaaaattttacaacggCTTTTTAACGTGATTATATACCCAAAGAGAAAAGTAGCCTATAACTAAACAATTATATAGTCGGCGGTAAGaataatagatttttttctttccccgaCGCGGTGATAAACTTTTGATCCACCTGTgatctatttttattctttacacCAAATTagaattatatacattatatgtttTATACGTTCCAATTGAAGTACGTAATTTCGTGGAGGTTCAAAGTATGGATCTTCGCTCTGCGCGCCGTTTGCGAACTCCGCGTAGCACCGCGCGGTCTGCAGAATCCactatattttatacacagaATTTAATGAAACAGGGTTTAATGCAAAGCGTTGGATAGATACGCGTGCGCCTTTCCGCGCGTGTTCGTGTTACGTGTAATATGCGTAAGAGgaacgtatgtacgtacatatgtacatgAATAGAGTAACTGACGTGGCGCGGTAGTAAAAAAAACGGCGCGAAATTACACGCGCAGTGTGTTAGAGGAGCGTATAATAAGAGAGTAGAGTAGAGTATAAGGTTGGCGGGCAAGGGGCGGGCGTAGCAACGTGCTCGTTCACCCTTCCTATCAGTTGCCGTTTTTCCGCTTACAGTGAGTCATTGCACTTGCCGAGCACTTCAACGAAATCAAATGACGATGATAAATGGGCAATAATAAGAATATATTGATAAAACATAatacgagaaaagaaaaagaaattaacaaACGCATGCGTATATGTACAAACGTATAAATACATGTACACGTACGTCATTCATTACGTTCGGTCATTCAGAGTTTCGGCCGTGCCGTTACGTGGAACACGACTGTTCACCTTCGACGCATCATATTGCTTTGCAACTTTCCAACAAATTGtactgaaatgaaaaattttcgcaaaactGCGCCAGACGACTCACGCCtgcaagaattttttctctctcacccacctggtattattattacacgcgGACAGGATGTTGCGACTATAATAATTCGACCGATCGTTCGAAATATAGAGCAAAAGAAATCCCAAACTCTGTATATCTACGAACGGCGATTCGTCAATGGATACCTGTAGGAATTTCGATACAGAGCGCGTCGCACGGTTGCAAATGCAATCttctttgaatgaaacaa
Proteins encoded in this region:
- the Mad gene encoding protein mothers against dpp, with protein sequence MDDEEGSSSSGPMSSLNSLFSFTSPAVKKLLGWKQGDEEEKWAEKAVDSLVKKLKKRKGAIEELERALSCPGTPSKCVTIPRSLDGRLQVSHRKGLPHVIYCRVWRWPDLQSHHELKPLELCQYPFSAKQKEVCINPYHYKRVESPVLPPVLVPRHSEFAPGHSLLPFQQLPEPTMPHNVSYSSSGFNSGTGVGVNPTSPLSSVGSVPSPGSTTSPNPQSPYGSNGLPETPPPAYSPPEDGSQHGQSPPPDATAMDTGGSAEVAPVSYQEPPYWASIAYYELNCRVGEVFHCQSHSVIVDGFTNPSNNSDRFCLGQLSNVNRNSTIENTRRHIGKGVHLYYVGGEVYAECLSDSAIFVQSRNCNHHHGFHPSTVCKIPPGCSLKIFNNQEFAQLLSQSVNHGFEAVYELTKMCTIRMSFVKGWGAEYHRQDVTSTPCWIEAHLHGPLQWLDKVLTQMGSPHNAISSVS